The stretch of DNA AGTTAGTTGTTCGTTGAGGTCATTGCGAGTAGCGAAGCAATCCCAAAGCTGAAAATTGTTTCGGGATTGCTAAAAGCCGGAGCGGGTTTTTGGGATTTCTCGCTTGATATTACAGATATTGGCGAACCCGCCTCTACGAAAAATATGTCTAATTAACTTGACATCTTGCACCAATTGTAATAACCGCCAGGGGTTGAAACTCCGGGAGAATCCCACTTTTATAAATATAGCTGTAGGGGCGGGTTCGCCAACAGCTTTAACGGTACTGCAAAGGCTAAAAAAAACGCCCCCACCCCGCGATTAAGTCCTTTATTGATAATGGTGCAAGATGTGAGATTAACCGGATTACCAATTACCAATTACGATCGCGGATTTTACCGATTACACGGATTACACGGATTAGTTAGAGTCACGATCGTTTAGTCTGTGAAATCAGAGGAATCTGTAAAATCTGTGTATCCCAAATACCAAATACCAAATACCAAATACCAATTACCAATTACCAATTACCAAATTAGAATATGGAAAGTATTAAAACTCTATGTCCCTATTGTGGTGTGGGCTGTGGTTTAGAGGTGTCGTCGCCAACAAAACCAGGTCAGAGTTGGAAGGTGAAAGGCGATCGCGAACATCCCTCTAGTATGGGTATGGTTTGCGTCAAGGGAGCAACAGTCACAGAATCTATTCAGCGCGATCGCCTGCTTTATCCGATGATGCGTGACTCCCTAGATGAACCTTTCCGCCGCGCTAGCTGGGATGAGGCTTTAAATGCAATTGTTAACCGCATTCAAACTGTACGCGCTACTAGCGGCCCAGATGCTCTTTGTATGTATGGTTCGGGTCAATTTGTGACTGAGGACTATTATGTTGCTCAGAAACTAATCAAAGGTTGTCTGGGAACTAATAATTTTGATGCCAATTCTCGGCTCTGTATGTCTTCAGCGGTTGCTGGTTATGTGCAGAGTTTTGGTGCTGATGGCCCGCCTTGTTGCTATGACGATCTAGAGTTAACTGATTGTGCTTTTATCATTGGTAGCAATACCGCAGAATGCCACCCAATTATTTTTAATCGACTGGCAAAATACCATAAGAAAAATGCCGATGTTAAAATGATTGTGGTCGATCCGAGGCGGACTCCTACCGCTGAAGCGGCGGATTTGCACTTAGCAATTAAACCGGGAACGGATATTGATTTGCTGAATGGGATTGCTTATATATTACTACAATGGGGTGATGTTCACGCTCCGTTTATTGATGAATGTACGACTAATTTTGCGGCTTTTACGGAGGTAATTAAATATTATCCACCGCAATTTGTAGCGGACAGATGCGGCATTTCTGTGGATGAATTGAAGACGGCGGCCCGCTATTGGCAAGAATCCAAGCGAATTTTATCGCTGTGGTCGATGGGGATGAATCAGTCTTCTGAGGGGACGGCGAAGGTGCGATCGCTAATTAATTTGCACTTGATGACTGGTCAAATTGGTAAGCCGGGATGCGGCCCTTTTTCTCTTACTGGCCAACCAAACGCGATGGGGGGACGGGAAGCGGGGGGATTATCTCACATATTACCGGGATATAGGTTTGTGAGAAGCGAGAAACATCGAGCCGAAGTTGAGGAGTTTTGGGGGTTGCCGGCGGGGAGTATTTCACCGATTCCGGGCCGCACGGCTTGGGATATGATGACGGGTTTAGAAACGGGGGAAGTTGAGTTTCTATGGATTGCAGCCACTAATCCGGCGGTGAGTATGCCAGATTTGGAGCGGACTAAGGCGGCTTTGAGGCGATCGCCTTTCACGGTGTATCAAGAGGCTTATTATCCAACGGAAACAGCACCTTTTGCTCACATACTGTTACCAGCGACGCAGTGGAGTGAGAAGACGGGAGTAATGACTAATTCCGAACGCCGAGTAACTTTGTGTCCTGCTTTCCAGCAACCGCAGGGAGAAGCTTTGCAGGATTGGCAGATTTTTGCTGAGGTGGGCCGTCGCTTGGGTTTTGGGGATCAGTTTACTTTCCAGACTTCCGCTGAGGTACATAGTGAGTTCGTGCAGTTGACGCGGGGGCAGCCTTGCGATATGTCTGGGATGAGTCACGATCGCCTACGTGCGGAAGGGCCAATGCAGTGGCCGCTTTCGGAGAAGGAAGAAGGAAGAAGGAAGAAGGAAGAAGGAAGAGGGGAGAAGGAAGAAGGGAAAGAAGATAGCGATCGCAAGTTGGCTGCAAGTGAGAGACTTTACACGGATTGGCGTTTTCATACGCCTGATGGGAAGGCGAGATTTGCAGCTTGTCATTCGCGAGGGTTGGCGGAACCACCCGATCCGAATTATCCTTTGGTGTTAACTACTGGCCGACTTTACGGACACTGGCACACATTGACGCGGACGGGTAGAACTGAGAAGATTAATCAAATGCACCCCGATCCGTTTATTGAGATTCATCCCAGGGATGCGGAGGAATTGGGGATTGAGAATGGGGTGATGGTGGAAGTGCGATCGCGCCGAGGAGTTTGTCGGTTTCCTGCTAAGATTACGAAAGCGATCGCGCCTGGGACGGTGTTTGTACCGATGCACTGGGGTAGTTTGTGGGCCGATGGTGCCGAAGCAAATACTCTCATGCACCATGAGAGTTGTCCCGATTCTAAACAGCCAGAGTTAAAAGCTTGTGCCGTTCAATTAGTACCAATTCCAGTGGAAGTTGTAGGGGAGAAATCGTTGTTAATGGTGAGTGATTAAATAAGAAAGTCAGGACTTATGCAAAG from Kamptonema formosum PCC 6407 encodes:
- a CDS encoding molybdopterin oxidoreductase family protein, whose amino-acid sequence is MESIKTLCPYCGVGCGLEVSSPTKPGQSWKVKGDREHPSSMGMVCVKGATVTESIQRDRLLYPMMRDSLDEPFRRASWDEALNAIVNRIQTVRATSGPDALCMYGSGQFVTEDYYVAQKLIKGCLGTNNFDANSRLCMSSAVAGYVQSFGADGPPCCYDDLELTDCAFIIGSNTAECHPIIFNRLAKYHKKNADVKMIVVDPRRTPTAEAADLHLAIKPGTDIDLLNGIAYILLQWGDVHAPFIDECTTNFAAFTEVIKYYPPQFVADRCGISVDELKTAARYWQESKRILSLWSMGMNQSSEGTAKVRSLINLHLMTGQIGKPGCGPFSLTGQPNAMGGREAGGLSHILPGYRFVRSEKHRAEVEEFWGLPAGSISPIPGRTAWDMMTGLETGEVEFLWIAATNPAVSMPDLERTKAALRRSPFTVYQEAYYPTETAPFAHILLPATQWSEKTGVMTNSERRVTLCPAFQQPQGEALQDWQIFAEVGRRLGFGDQFTFQTSAEVHSEFVQLTRGQPCDMSGMSHDRLRAEGPMQWPLSEKEEGRRKKEEGRGEKEEGKEDSDRKLAASERLYTDWRFHTPDGKARFAACHSRGLAEPPDPNYPLVLTTGRLYGHWHTLTRTGRTEKINQMHPDPFIEIHPRDAEELGIENGVMVEVRSRRGVCRFPAKITKAIAPGTVFVPMHWGSLWADGAEANTLMHHESCPDSKQPELKACAVQLVPIPVEVVGEKSLLMVSD